A genomic region of Kribbella sp. NBC_00382 contains the following coding sequences:
- a CDS encoding DUF1990 family protein, whose amino-acid sequence MKLDDLRDKRFSYDVVGSTQYAETPPGYHRLEYRHRIGTGDEVFRRAGEAVMTWRAHAAAGIHVVATDTPLVIGTNSLGRLGVGPVGLPIPCRVVWVVDEPDRTGFAYGTLQGHPESGEESLVVTREPDGIYYTILAYSRPGSWYTRLGGPVSRAAQLQVAKQYAKAVERLANKA is encoded by the coding sequence ATGAAACTCGACGACCTGCGTGACAAGCGGTTCAGCTACGACGTGGTCGGTTCCACCCAGTACGCCGAAACGCCACCCGGCTACCACCGCCTGGAGTACCGGCACCGGATCGGCACCGGCGACGAGGTGTTCCGTCGCGCGGGTGAAGCCGTGATGACCTGGAGGGCCCACGCCGCGGCCGGCATCCACGTCGTGGCCACGGACACTCCGCTGGTGATCGGTACGAACTCACTAGGCCGTCTAGGGGTCGGCCCGGTCGGCCTACCGATCCCCTGCCGAGTCGTCTGGGTCGTAGACGAGCCAGACCGCACCGGCTTCGCCTACGGCACGCTGCAGGGGCATCCGGAATCAGGCGAGGAGTCCTTGGTCGTCACCCGCGAGCCAGACGGCATCTACTACACGATCCTCGCCTACAGCCGCCCCGGCAGCTGGTACACCCGACTTGGCGGACCCGTCAGCCGAGCCGCCCAACTGCAGGTCGCCAAGCAGTACGCCAAGGCCGTGGAGCGCCTCGCCAACAAGGCCTGA
- a CDS encoding LCP family protein, with protein sequence MSQSQSIDPRYANRPPARPKKRRNWFARIIGLIVLLFVLSLICIPMLAWGKINKVDAMPSGERPADTPGTTYLLVGSDSRAGLSRAERAKLHTGKASGQRTDSIMLLHVPESGPTALISLPRDSYVPIPGHGKNKINAAFAFGGPQLLIKTVEGVTGLRVDHYVEIGFGGFASIVDAVGGINMCLPKAIKDKDAHIDLPKGCQDLNGPTALGYVRARHFDPKGDLGRVERQREMIGAIADKAVGPGTFLNPFKFYKLSTAGAEALSIDQDMGPLTLFKFARGMKAVAAGGSGVTLTVPVSDTNLSTPNGSAVKWDNKKATALFQALKEDKTSGLKST encoded by the coding sequence AGCGGCGCAACTGGTTCGCCCGGATCATCGGACTGATCGTCCTGCTGTTCGTGCTGAGCCTGATCTGCATCCCGATGCTCGCCTGGGGCAAGATCAACAAGGTCGACGCGATGCCGTCCGGCGAGCGCCCGGCCGACACCCCTGGTACGACGTACCTGCTGGTCGGGTCCGACAGCCGGGCGGGTCTGTCCCGGGCCGAGCGGGCCAAGCTGCACACCGGCAAGGCGTCCGGTCAGCGGACCGACTCGATCATGCTGCTGCACGTGCCGGAGTCCGGCCCGACCGCGCTGATCAGCCTGCCGCGGGACAGCTACGTGCCGATCCCGGGCCACGGCAAGAACAAGATCAACGCCGCGTTCGCGTTCGGCGGCCCGCAGCTGCTGATCAAGACCGTGGAGGGCGTCACCGGGCTGCGCGTCGACCACTACGTCGAGATCGGCTTCGGCGGCTTCGCCTCGATCGTCGACGCGGTCGGCGGGATCAACATGTGCTTGCCTAAGGCAATCAAAGACAAGGACGCGCACATCGACCTGCCGAAGGGCTGCCAGGACCTCAACGGGCCGACCGCGCTCGGCTACGTCCGGGCCCGGCACTTCGACCCGAAGGGCGACCTCGGCCGGGTCGAGCGGCAGCGCGAGATGATCGGCGCGATCGCCGACAAGGCCGTCGGGCCGGGCACCTTCCTGAACCCGTTCAAGTTCTACAAGCTCAGCACGGCAGGCGCCGAGGCGCTCTCGATCGACCAGGACATGGGCCCGCTCACCCTCTTCAAGTTCGCCCGCGGGATGAAGGCGGTGGCGGCCGGCGGTAGCGGCGTCACGCTCACCGTGCCGGTCTCCGACACCAACCTCAGCACCCCGAACGGCTCGGCCGTGAAGTGGGACAACAAGAAGGCGACGGCGCTCTTCCAGGCCCTCAAGGAAGACAAGACCAGCGGTCTGAAGAGCACCTGA